A window from Hemicordylus capensis ecotype Gifberg chromosome 2, rHemCap1.1.pri, whole genome shotgun sequence encodes these proteins:
- the ZBTB12 gene encoding zinc finger and BTB domain-containing protein 12, which translates to MASGMELLRFQLPGHEAATLRNMNQLRSEERFCDVTIVADSLKFRGHKVILAACSPFLRDQFLLNPSSELQVSLMHSAKIVADLLLSCYTGALEFAVRDIVNYLTAASYLQMEHVVEKCRNALSQFIEPKISLKEDAAKFGGHRRSKSPSVVGCSTSSCKEHSRKRSMPRPIKLEFPMEEDLEMKAEDDDEEQEEDYGDDDAVSDICIVKVESAMEVAQRQKKQQAGASWNKDASPQQSWNKETSPQQTWGKDSSPPPGWNKDASGDQEEPQVNSTVAEAIGSSPESTLEKTQQGVVKASYSLSEDAEGEGLLIIPSGGYLEETSEAAAVASECQSSGGGMGLVLAGLSGRPFSTFPTTGRGSSGSGTPGGGGGASRIIRCTKCEEVFQGVEKLVFHMRAHHFIFMCPRCGKQFNHSSNLNRHMNVHRGVKSHSCAICGKCFTQKSTLHDHMNLHSGERPYRCSYCDVRFAHKPAIRRHLKEQHGKTTAENVMEASVAEINVLMR; encoded by the exons ATGGCATCTGGTATGGAGCTCCTTCGCTTCCAGCTTCCTGGCCATGAAGCAGCTACGCTACGCAACATGAACCAGCTCCGTTCAGAGGAACGCTTCTGCGACGTCACGATCGTGGCAGACAGCCTCAAGTTCAGGGGCCACAAGGTCATCTTGGCTGCCTGCTCTCCCTTCCTGAGGGACCAGTTCCTCCTCAACCCTTCCTCAGAGCTCCAAGTTTCCCTCATGCACAGCGCCAAGATTGTGGCAGACCTCCTCCTCTCTTGCTACACCGGTGCCCTGGAGTTTGCTGTGAGGGACATTGTCAACTACCTGACAGCTGCTAGCTACCTACAGATGGAACATGTGGTGGAGAAGTGTCGGAACGCTCTGTCCCAGTTCATCGAACCCAAAATCAGTCTCAAGGAAGATGCAGCAAAGTTTGGAGGCCATCGAAGGTCCAAGTCCCCCAGTGTAGTGGGCTGCTCTACCTCGTCTTGCAAAGAACATTCACGCAAGAG GTCCATGCCACGGCCCATCAAGCTGGAATTCCCAATGGAGGAAGACCTGGAGATGAAGGCAGAAGACGATgatgaagagcaggaagaggattATGGGGATGATGATGCTGTCTCTGACATCTGCATTGTGAAGGTTGAATCAGCCATGGAGGTGGCCCAGaggcagaagaagcagcaggcaggtgCCTCTTGGAACAAAGATGCATCTCCCCAGCAGAGCTGGAACAAGGAAACTTCTCCCCAACAAACTTGGGGCAAGGATTCTTCTCCCCCACCAGGGTGGAACAAAGATGCGTCTGGAGaccaggaagaacctcaagtcAACTCTACAGTGGCGGAAGCTATAGGGTCTTCTCCAGAATCAACGCTGGAGAAGACCCAGCAGGGCGTAGTGAAGGCCTCCTACAGTCTCTCTGAGGATGCTGAGGGTGAAGGCCTCCTAATCATCCCCAGCGGAGGCTATTTGGAGGAGACCAGTGAAGCAGCAGCTGTTGCCTCAGAGTGCCAGAGCAGTGGAGGCGGGATGGGGCTGGTGTTGGCAGGACTGAGTGGGCGACCTTTTTCGACCTTTCCTACAACAGGGAGAGGCAGCAGTGGTTCAGGAACGccagggggaggtggtggtgcctcGAGGATCATCCGTTGTACCAAGTGTGAGGAGGTTTTCCAAGGGGTGGAGAAGCTAGTCTTCCACATGCGGGCTCACCACTTCATTTTCATGTGCCCACGCTGCGGCAAGCAGTTCAACCACAGCAGTAACCTCAACCGGCACATGAACGTCCACCGCGGCGTGAAGTCGCACTCCTGCGCCATCTGTGGGAAGTGCTTCACCCAGAAGTCCACGCTCCACGACCACATGAACCTCCACAGCGGCGAGAGGCCGTACCGCTGCTCCTACTGTGATGTCCGCTTCGCCCATAAGCCCGCCATACGGCGCCATCTCAAGGAGCAACATGGCAAGACCACAGCTGAGAACGTCATGGAAGCCAGTGTGGCTGAGATCAACGTCCTCATGCGCTGa